The following proteins are encoded in a genomic region of Dioscorea cayenensis subsp. rotundata cultivar TDr96_F1 chromosome 8, TDr96_F1_v2_PseudoChromosome.rev07_lg8_w22 25.fasta, whole genome shotgun sequence:
- the LOC120267812 gene encoding uncharacterized protein LOC120267812 isoform X2, with protein MATAFLLWPAAPSSSPERSHIPDQEPDPGQDPTPLPIAKPKARKAGGKQPAPKRPPQRGLGVAQLERLRLQERWSKITDPEFHPSPPQLPPYSPPAPNFDGVPPVWNDHPPGSPGYCYIQRYRALNPVIPPYGSLPTGRSVLHDQYAMDRIRFSGSGLQAASPPSVIEPPSNQMPQCLSSHCELCTRFSGEDHGAAAKVVHQETEPDTTSTREMEYYEFLPHCGGVSHGDSEFAHRTAEDGSSSSPDFIDLSLKLSF; from the exons ATGGCGACGGCGTTTCTCCTCTGGCCTGCAGCACCCTCCTCCTCGCCGGAGAGGTCTCACATCCCCGACCAGGAACCTGATCCTGGGCAGGATCCAACCCCACTGCCGATCGCCAAGCCAAAGGCCCGCAAGGCCGGAGGAAAGCAGCCAGCTCCTAAGCGCCCCCCTCAACGTGGTCTCGGGGTGGCCCAGCTCGAACGCCTTCGTCTCCAGGAACGCTGGAGCAAGATCACCGATCCGGAGTTCCATCCCTCGCCTCCACAGCTTCCGCCATACTCTCCCCCCGCACCTAACTTTGACGGCGTTCCCCCTGTCTGGAATGATCACCCACCGGGATCTCCGGGTTACTGTTACATCCAACGTTACCGGGCCCTCAACCCAGTGATCCCACCGTATGGGTCGCTCCCGACCGGCCGATCGGTGCTTCACGACCAGTATGCCATGGATCGGATCCGCTTCTCAGGCAGCGGTCTCCAGGCCGCAAGCCCTCCTTCGGTAATAGAGCCCCCTTCAAACCAAATGCCGCAATGCCTCTCATCTCATTGCGAGTTATGCACTCGA TTCTCCGGTGAGGATCACGGCGCTGCTGCTAAGGTTGTTCACCAG GAAACAGAGCCGGACACAACTAGTACGAGAGAGATGGAGTACTATGAGTTCCTTCCGCATTGTGGCGGCGTCTCGCATGGAGATTCGGAGTTTGCTCATCGGACGGCTGAAGATGGATCTTCTTCCTCTCCGGACTTCATTGACTTATCACTAAAGctctctttttaa
- the LOC120267812 gene encoding uncharacterized protein LOC120267812 isoform X1, producing the protein MATAFLLWPAAPSSSPERSHIPDQEPDPGQDPTPLPIAKPKARKAGGKQPAPKRPPQRGLGVAQLERLRLQERWSKITDPEFHPSPPQLPPYSPPAPNFDGVPPVWNDHPPGSPGYCYIQRYRALNPVIPPYGSLPTGRSVLHDQYAMDRIRFSGSGLQAASPPSVIEPPSNQMPQCLSSHCELCTRNQFSGEDHGAAAKVVHQETEPDTTSTREMEYYEFLPHCGGVSHGDSEFAHRTAEDGSSSSPDFIDLSLKLSF; encoded by the exons ATGGCGACGGCGTTTCTCCTCTGGCCTGCAGCACCCTCCTCCTCGCCGGAGAGGTCTCACATCCCCGACCAGGAACCTGATCCTGGGCAGGATCCAACCCCACTGCCGATCGCCAAGCCAAAGGCCCGCAAGGCCGGAGGAAAGCAGCCAGCTCCTAAGCGCCCCCCTCAACGTGGTCTCGGGGTGGCCCAGCTCGAACGCCTTCGTCTCCAGGAACGCTGGAGCAAGATCACCGATCCGGAGTTCCATCCCTCGCCTCCACAGCTTCCGCCATACTCTCCCCCCGCACCTAACTTTGACGGCGTTCCCCCTGTCTGGAATGATCACCCACCGGGATCTCCGGGTTACTGTTACATCCAACGTTACCGGGCCCTCAACCCAGTGATCCCACCGTATGGGTCGCTCCCGACCGGCCGATCGGTGCTTCACGACCAGTATGCCATGGATCGGATCCGCTTCTCAGGCAGCGGTCTCCAGGCCGCAAGCCCTCCTTCGGTAATAGAGCCCCCTTCAAACCAAATGCCGCAATGCCTCTCATCTCATTGCGAGTTATGCACTCGA AATCAGTTCTCCGGTGAGGATCACGGCGCTGCTGCTAAGGTTGTTCACCAG GAAACAGAGCCGGACACAACTAGTACGAGAGAGATGGAGTACTATGAGTTCCTTCCGCATTGTGGCGGCGTCTCGCATGGAGATTCGGAGTTTGCTCATCGGACGGCTGAAGATGGATCTTCTTCCTCTCCGGACTTCATTGACTTATCACTAAAGctctctttttaa